A DNA window from Pedomonas mirosovicensis contains the following coding sequences:
- a CDS encoding endonuclease/exonuclease/phosphatase family protein, producing the protein MLSAIAAAISLCLVSLTALPLIKSGRWWIRVWDFPRQQLGVLLAGALVVQLALWPDNAIEQIICVATMFALAWHLWWIFPYTRLRKTQVKPASRGADPNQRIRLLVANVYQFNRNIHGLFRNISIFSPDLVLVLEADDWWDRHLAALRHRYPQVVARPQQNTYGMLLFSRLELMSVEVRELVTKGVPSIKALVKLRSGKIVELHCLHPEPPFIGSDAYERDAELLLVAKETTRSPHPAIVCGDMNDVAWSRTSRLFQRMSGLLDPRIGRGLYSTFDAKRWYARWPLDHIFHDRRFLLNQIQVGGRIGSDHFPIFVELIYQPDATEAEETPETADSEDYREAAQKIQSGKEAAREAEQEPATANVARLG; encoded by the coding sequence ATGCTAAGCGCAATTGCCGCTGCCATATCGCTCTGTCTTGTCAGCCTGACGGCCCTGCCCCTGATCAAAAGCGGGCGCTGGTGGATCCGGGTTTGGGACTTTCCCCGCCAGCAACTGGGCGTGTTGCTTGCGGGTGCTCTCGTGGTCCAGCTGGCGCTGTGGCCGGATAACGCGATCGAGCAGATCATCTGCGTGGCCACCATGTTCGCCCTGGCGTGGCATCTCTGGTGGATTTTCCCCTATACGCGGCTTCGCAAAACCCAGGTCAAACCGGCCAGCCGGGGCGCAGACCCCAACCAGCGCATCCGCCTGCTCGTCGCCAACGTCTACCAATTCAATCGCAACATCCATGGCCTGTTTCGCAACATCAGCATCTTCAGCCCGGACCTGGTGCTGGTGCTCGAAGCGGACGACTGGTGGGACCGCCATCTGGCGGCTCTCAGGCACCGTTATCCGCAGGTGGTGGCCCGACCCCAGCAGAACACCTATGGCATGCTGCTGTTCTCGCGACTGGAACTGATGAGCGTCGAGGTGCGGGAACTGGTGACAAAGGGCGTGCCTTCCATCAAGGCGTTGGTCAAGCTGCGCTCCGGCAAGATCGTCGAGCTGCACTGCCTGCACCCCGAGCCGCCCTTCATCGGCTCTGACGCCTACGAACGAGATGCCGAGCTGCTGCTCGTCGCCAAGGAGACGACACGCAGCCCGCATCCGGCGATCGTCTGCGGCGATATGAATGATGTTGCCTGGTCGCGCACGTCCCGGCTGTTCCAGCGGATGAGCGGCCTGCTCGACCCCCGGATCGGGCGCGGTCTCTATTCCACCTTCGATGCCAAGCGCTGGTACGCGCGCTGGCCGCTCGACCACATATTCCACGACCGGCGCTTCCTGTTGAACCAGATCCAGGTGGGCGGAAGGATCGGGTCGGACCATTTCCCCATCTTCGTAGAGCTCATATACCAGCCGGACGCGACCGAGGCCGAGGAAACGCCCGAGACTGCAGACTCCGAGGATTACCGCGAAGCCGCCCAGAAAATCCAATCCGGCAAGGAAGCAGCGCGGGAAGCCGAGCAGGAACCGGCAACGGCAAACGTCGCCCGCCTCGGTTGA
- a CDS encoding SDR family oxidoreductase, with protein sequence MNLFDLTGKTAIVTGSSRGIGRAIAEQLAEHGAQVVISSRKAEACEKVVTHINQTYGEGRAIAVPANISSKADLQNLADTASRAFGKVDILVCNAASNPYYGPMSGISDDQFRKILENNVIANHWMISMVAPQMMERRDGSVILISSIGGLKGSPIIGAYNISKAADFQLARNLAVEFGPYNVRVNCIAPGLVQTDFARALWENPDTLRAATADKPLRRIGQPDEIAGAAVFLAAQASSFMTGQTIVVDGGATII encoded by the coding sequence ATGAATCTCTTCGACCTGACGGGCAAAACCGCCATTGTCACCGGCTCCTCGCGGGGAATCGGACGGGCGATTGCCGAGCAGCTGGCCGAGCATGGTGCTCAGGTGGTGATCTCATCCCGCAAGGCAGAGGCCTGCGAGAAGGTGGTAACGCACATCAACCAGACCTATGGCGAAGGCCGCGCCATCGCCGTACCGGCCAACATTTCCTCCAAGGCCGACCTGCAAAATCTCGCCGACACGGCGAGCCGAGCTTTCGGCAAGGTTGATATTCTGGTCTGCAACGCCGCCTCCAACCCCTATTACGGCCCGATGTCCGGTATTTCGGACGACCAATTCCGTAAAATTCTGGAAAATAACGTCATCGCCAACCACTGGATGATTTCCATGGTGGCCCCGCAGATGATGGAACGGCGGGATGGCTCGGTCATCCTCATTTCCTCCATCGGCGGTCTCAAGGGCTCGCCCATTATCGGAGCCTACAACATTTCCAAGGCTGCGGACTTCCAGCTGGCCCGCAACCTGGCGGTCGAGTTCGGCCCTTACAATGTGCGGGTCAATTGCATCGCCCCAGGCCTCGTGCAGACCGACTTCGCCCGCGCCCTCTGGGAAAATCCGGATACGCTGCGCGCCGCTACCGCCGACAAGCCGCTGCGGCGGATCGGCCAGCCGGACGAGATCGCGGGCGCGGCCGTATTCCTGGCCGCGCAGGCCTCCTCCTTCATGACCGGACAGACCATCGTGGTGGACGGCGGCGCCACCATCATCTGA
- a CDS encoding ferritin family protein: MAGGPQESGTSDSTYDLVSVLYHALQGAEMYEVYAADADESGDEELARFFDQITQEERQRAERAKKLLAGRLNRS, translated from the coding sequence ATGGCTGGCGGCCCGCAGGAGTCCGGCACAAGCGATAGCACCTATGACCTCGTCAGCGTCCTCTACCACGCTCTTCAGGGGGCGGAGATGTACGAGGTGTACGCTGCCGACGCAGACGAATCCGGCGATGAAGAACTCGCCCGTTTCTTCGATCAGATCACGCAGGAAGAACGCCAGCGGGCCGAGCGGGCCAAAAAGCTGCTGGCCGGCCGGTTGAACCGCAGTTAG
- a CDS encoding response regulator: MDRLQGKTVLLVEDEPIVAMLVEDMLAGLGVGIIGPAARLEEAISMAQNENFDAAVLDVKLGGQNSVAVATVLQQRAIPYILATGFDSPTSPDYGRDVPVLNKPYLQDDLERALEQALSGINQLTK; encoded by the coding sequence ATGGACAGATTGCAGGGAAAGACCGTTCTCCTGGTTGAGGATGAACCGATCGTCGCCATGCTGGTCGAGGATATGCTGGCTGGATTGGGGGTCGGCATCATTGGCCCAGCTGCCCGGCTGGAAGAAGCTATCTCCATGGCTCAAAACGAGAATTTTGATGCAGCCGTTCTGGACGTCAAGCTGGGCGGTCAGAACAGCGTTGCCGTTGCGACCGTTCTGCAGCAGCGCGCCATTCCGTACATTCTTGCGACCGGTTTTGATTCTCCCACCTCCCCGGACTATGGCCGCGACGTGCCGGTGTTGAACAAGCCCTACCTGCAGGACGATCTCGAGCGGGCGCTGGAACAGGCGCTGAGCGGTATCAACCAGCTCACCAAATAG
- a CDS encoding NAD(P)/FAD-dependent oxidoreductase, with product MAGAAQNGGGEGSPPDTLDCLIVGGGPAGLTAAIYLARFRRRCLVVDACEGRAVVIPLSHNHSGFPDGIAGPALLGRMRNQAERYGAQVERGVVTRLEQEGQGFRAEITFGASEGAAERRVLRARTVLLATGVIDKEPDLPNIKQAVRRGLVRHCPICDGYEVIGQKVAILGRGEKGVSEALFVRTYTPDITLVTMGEPLTDSGLRARLAEAGIQCIDTPIDEIQLDEGRIKAIVAGGAARAFDTVYSALGSTPRIDLAVMVGAAVGEGNCLPVDSRQQTNVPGVYAAGDVVEGLAQISVAMGQAAVAATAIHNSLREQEGMTL from the coding sequence ATGGCAGGCGCGGCGCAAAATGGAGGGGGCGAAGGCTCGCCTCCTGATACCCTTGATTGCCTGATTGTGGGCGGCGGCCCGGCGGGGCTGACTGCCGCCATCTATCTTGCCCGGTTCCGCCGTCGCTGCCTCGTCGTTGATGCATGCGAGGGCCGGGCCGTGGTCATTCCGCTTTCGCACAACCACTCAGGTTTTCCGGATGGCATCGCCGGTCCAGCCCTGCTTGGGCGGATGCGTAACCAGGCGGAGCGCTACGGCGCGCAGGTGGAACGCGGTGTGGTGACCCGCCTTGAGCAGGAAGGGCAGGGCTTCCGCGCGGAGATTACCTTTGGAGCGAGTGAGGGCGCGGCGGAGCGGCGAGTTTTACGCGCCCGTACCGTGCTTCTGGCAACCGGGGTCATCGACAAGGAGCCGGACCTGCCCAATATCAAGCAGGCGGTGCGCCGGGGGCTGGTGCGGCATTGTCCCATTTGCGACGGTTATGAGGTCATCGGCCAGAAGGTCGCCATTCTCGGCCGGGGCGAGAAGGGCGTGTCCGAGGCCCTGTTCGTGCGAACCTACACGCCTGATATAACCCTGGTCACGATGGGCGAGCCTTTGACCGATTCAGGTCTGCGCGCCCGGCTTGCGGAAGCCGGCATCCAATGCATCGATACGCCCATCGATGAGATCCAGCTGGATGAGGGGCGCATCAAGGCCATTGTGGCTGGCGGCGCGGCCCGGGCGTTCGATACGGTCTATTCCGCGCTGGGCAGCACGCCGCGCATCGACCTGGCCGTCATGGTGGGGGCAGCGGTGGGAGAGGGAAACTGCCTGCCGGTGGATTCCCGCCAGCAGACGAATGTTCCTGGTGTCTATGCGGCTGGGGATGTGGTGGAGGGCCTGGCGCAGATCAGCGTTGCCATGGGACAGGCGGCCGTTGCGGCCACCGCCATTCACAACAGCCTGCGAGAGCAGGAAGGCATGACCCTCTAG